In the Silvanigrella aquatica genome, GCACGCTAAAAAGAGCATGGCTCTAAAGTTACGAGCAGGTTTTTCATAGCGCGTCGCAATACTTCGAAAATGTTTAAGTCTTGCAAAGAGATTTTCTACAAGATGACGAATTTTGTAAAGATGTGCATCAAATTCATAGTTTGTCTTGGTGCTATTGGACTTTCTTGGAAGTAACACGTCGAGGAAACCCACATTTTAAAAGTTAAAAAGTTTGAGATAGTAACAATGTCCAAGTGGAAAAAATAGGAGGGGACATGGATAATGTTACGTTAAAAAAGAAGTTGAGCACGTATACTTCGGATAAGGGATATTTAAAAAATGTTTCAGAAGAAGTGTAGCATGAGTTGCTATTAGCTTGGGAAAACTGGACAGGGACAAGTAAAGAATTTTATTCATCACTTGGATTCTCGCAGTGCCAGATAGCATCACTGATTGGTAAAGCGAAAAAGTATAAACGTGAAGGTTACTTTGTAGAAAGTGAATTTAAGCAAGTTAAAATTGAGGTAGAGCCACCCACTAATGAAATTACTCCAAACCCAACTTGCAGTGCAGCAGAGATTGTTATGTCTGATGGTAAAATAATTCGGTTTGCACAGATTGATTATTTATTGGATTTTCTAAAAAAATCTGCATGAGAGAGTTTATTGTAAGGTACCATTAAAGCCAGCGGTAAAAAAAGAATGTTATCATTTAATAGAAGAACTAAAATATTTATTTTTAAAGAGCCAACCAACATGCGTGAATCTTATGATGGTTTATTTAATAAGGCAAAAACAGTGTTACGTAAAGATCCTTTTTCTGGGCATCTTTTTTTATTTATAAATAAACGGAGTAGCTCATGTAAATGCCTTTATTATGATGGGACAGGGCTTGTCATAATAGCAAAGAGATTAGAGGAAGGGTTATTTTCAAGGATAAATCCTCGGTATAAAAGAGAGATTGTTTTAACCCAGGCTGAGTTTAGTCTTTTTTTGAAGGTGCAAATTTAGAGAAAAGGTTTATATAAAGCCCTGTAGAAATTAAAAAAGTAACAAATAAACTCAAGGCCTTGCAATTATAAAAAAATATTTTATGATTGGCGAATGAATGAAAATATAATCCAAATAAAAAGCAGAAATGAACTTTTAAACTACTCTAAAGAGCAGTTAATTCAATATTTTGAAAAGCAAAATGAAGAAATTAAAAAAGAAAATATTGAATTAAAAGCATGCAATAAATTACTTTCTGATAAAATCCTAGTTATTGAAGGACAAATTGTAATACTTAGGAATAAAATATTTAGAAAAAAGTCTGAAAAGAGCGCCCTTAATAAAAATTTAAACTTAGACTCCAAAGGGAAAAATTCAAAAGGAAAAAAGAAACCTGAAAAGAGAAGTTTACTTCCTTCAGAAAATTATCCAGAGGCAGCAATTATTGAAAGCCATGTTGAATTAAAAGAGCTTCCTAATTGCACTTGTTGCGGTAACGCAATGGAAGATTCTGGCATGACAGAAGACAGTGAATATTTAACAGTTGTCCCTAAAGAATATATTATTATCCAGTAAAAAAGGCATAAATACCGTTGTGGTAAATGCCATGGCGAAATAAAAACTGCACCATCCGCACCACGTATTATTCCAGGATCAACTTACGGTGACGAAATGATTATTGATGTTGCCATGGCAAAATATTGTGATTTAGTTCCAATAGAAAGGTATAGCACTATTGCAGGGCGTGAAGCTTTGGTTGATTTACCTCCTAATAGTTTAATTGGGACTACTCATAAATTATCAGAATATGTTGAACCAGCATATCATAAAGTCCGTGAAGAAATCATGTCATCCAAAGTATTGCATGCAGATAAAACCCCGCATCGGATGTTAGAAGGGGATGATAAAAAAAGTTGGTATTTATGGGGATTTTCTAACAATGAAAGCAGTTATTTTGAAATAAGGAA is a window encoding:
- the tnpB gene encoding IS66 family insertion sequence element accessory protein TnpB (TnpB, as the term is used for proteins encoded by IS66 family insertion elements, is considered an accessory protein, since TnpC, encoded by a neighboring gene, is a DDE family transposase.); the protein is MLSFNRRTKIFIFKEPTNMRESYDGLFNKAKTVLRKDPFSGHLFLFINKRSSSCKCLYYDGTGLVIIAKRLEEGLFSRINPRYKREIVLTQAEFSLFLKVQI